The Acidobacteriota bacterium genome has a segment encoding these proteins:
- a CDS encoding TolC family protein, producing MAQQSGLGRGMRPAAVALCLILALAPLAASQDKTLTLDEAVKLALERNEQALAAQESISAANARVAQARSFFLPNISTTGTYTRRAYETRRVVGNSEVVIQRFNALSETLNLSQTLFDARSMTSLAAVRSQRNADVAAAEESRRQLAFEVSQAFLATLGTTQVRGASARRFAFAGQNLEAAKARFAAGLASVNDVTRAELEYATAEVGLTQVKGEVETSTLQLGNLLDSAEAVRGSLVVPEFLIEAASAEAADAEALIGEALARRLDVGSLRWAAASQRSLAKVPMLGFLPSLSATGRYSLTNEASFNNRNWNWSVGATLSWTLFDGLTRFGQRQEQKALARLADLDVQAAVRKVDLEVRQALVSLANQRASLKQATVAYDVARKNAAETTELYRQGLASALQVADANVSLFEAEVAFVQERYGLGVAFLNLEAALGLDPFGKEPRT from the coding sequence ATGGCACAACAGTCCGGACTAGGCCGGGGCATGCGCCCGGCGGCGGTCGCTCTCTGCCTGATCCTCGCCTTGGCCCCCTTGGCCGCCTCCCAGGACAAGACCCTGACCCTCGACGAGGCGGTCAAACTGGCCCTGGAGAGGAACGAACAGGCCCTGGCCGCCCAGGAGAGCATCAGCGCGGCCAACGCCCGCGTCGCCCAGGCCCGCTCGTTCTTCCTGCCGAACATCAGCACCACCGGCACGTACACCCGCAGGGCTTATGAGACGCGGCGGGTCGTCGGCAACTCCGAAGTCGTCATCCAGCGCTTCAACGCCCTCTCGGAGACATTGAACCTCTCGCAGACCCTGTTCGACGCCCGGAGCATGACCAGCCTGGCGGCCGTCCGGTCCCAGCGGAACGCCGATGTGGCCGCGGCCGAGGAGAGCCGGAGGCAGCTGGCCTTCGAGGTCAGCCAGGCTTTCCTGGCCACCCTCGGGACGACCCAGGTCCGGGGAGCCTCGGCCCGGCGCTTCGCCTTCGCCGGGCAGAACCTCGAGGCGGCCAAGGCGCGCTTCGCGGCCGGCCTGGCCTCGGTCAACGACGTCACGCGGGCCGAGCTCGAGTACGCCACGGCCGAGGTCGGTTTGACGCAGGTCAAGGGCGAGGTCGAGACGAGCACCCTCCAGCTGGGCAACCTCCTCGACTCCGCGGAAGCCGTCCGCGGATCGCTCGTCGTCCCCGAGTTCCTGATCGAGGCCGCGTCGGCCGAGGCCGCCGACGCCGAAGCCCTGATCGGCGAGGCCCTGGCCCGCCGGCTCGATGTCGGCTCCCTGCGTTGGGCCGCGGCGTCGCAGCGCTCGCTGGCCAAGGTGCCGATGCTCGGCTTCCTGCCGTCCCTCAGCGCCACGGGCCGGTACAGCCTGACTAACGAAGCCAGCTTCAACAACAGGAACTGGAACTGGAGCGTCGGCGCGACCTTGAGCTGGACCCTCTTCGACGGCCTGACCCGCTTCGGCCAGCGCCAGGAACAGAAGGCCCTGGCCCGGCTGGCCGACCTCGACGTCCAGGCGGCGGTCCGCAAGGTGGACCTCGAGGTCCGGCAGGCCCTGGTGTCCCTGGCCAACCAGCGGGCTTCCCTCAAGCAGGCCACGGTCGCCTACGACGTGGCCAGGAAGAACGCGGCCGAGACCACGGAGCTCTATCGCCAGGGCCTGGCCTCCGCCCTCCAGGTCGCCGACGCCAACGTCAGCCTCTTCGAGGCCGAGGTCGCCTTCGTCCAGGAACGCTACGGCTTGGGGGTCGCTTTCCTCAACCTGGAAGCCGCCCTGGGCCTCGATCCCTTTGGGAAGGAGCCACGCACTTGA
- a CDS encoding magnesium transporter CorA family protein yields MLRRYLIENSKIVETADEKAPILLYINPDEAEKRLLVETCQIDEHTLNSALDPDEQARLECEPNHVAIIYKRPKNYSGGDQLLFKASTMGVFFFGDRLILVTADDTTVFEGKQLAKVGSLSELVIRLIYRAIYHFMEHLRIINQIADDVEQKINRAMENRYLINLFALQKSLVYYQNAVNSNGVLIEKLRHNAAKFGFTQEEMELLDDIVIENNQCYRQAEVYSNILASLMDARASIVSNNLNVLMKTLNIITISIMVPTLVVSVFSMNVTLPFGLREHPAFWLILGLAGVSVVGFLIFWKYKKW; encoded by the coding sequence ATGCTCCGGCGCTACCTGATCGAGAATTCGAAGATCGTCGAGACCGCGGACGAGAAGGCCCCGATCCTGCTCTACATCAATCCCGACGAGGCCGAGAAGCGCCTGCTCGTCGAGACCTGCCAGATCGACGAGCACACCCTGAATTCCGCCCTCGACCCCGACGAGCAGGCCCGTCTCGAATGCGAGCCGAACCATGTCGCCATCATCTACAAGCGGCCGAAGAATTACTCCGGCGGCGACCAGCTCCTGTTCAAGGCCTCGACCATGGGCGTCTTCTTCTTCGGCGACCGGCTCATCCTGGTCACGGCCGACGACACGACGGTGTTCGAGGGCAAGCAGCTGGCCAAGGTCGGCAGCCTGAGCGAGCTCGTCATCCGGCTCATCTACCGGGCCATCTACCATTTCATGGAGCACCTCAGGATCATCAACCAGATCGCCGACGACGTCGAGCAGAAGATCAACAGGGCCATGGAGAACCGCTATCTCATCAACCTGTTCGCCCTGCAGAAGAGCCTGGTCTACTACCAGAACGCCGTCAACTCGAACGGCGTCCTGATCGAGAAGCTCCGCCATAACGCGGCCAAGTTCGGCTTCACCCAGGAGGAGATGGAGCTGCTCGACGACATCGTCATCGAGAACAACCAGTGCTACCGCCAGGCCGAGGTCTACTCGAACATCCTGGCCAGCCTGATGGACGCACGGGCCTCGATCGTCAGCAACAACCTCAACGTCCTGATGAAGACCCTGAACATCATCACCATCTCGATCATGGTGCCGACCCTGGTCGTCTCGGTCTTCTCGATGAACGTGACCCTGCCGTTCGGCCTGAGGGAGCATCCCGCCTTCTGGCTCATCCTGGGCCTGGCCGGCGTCTCGGTGGTCGGGTTCCTGATCTTCTGGAAATACAAGAAGTGGTAG